A single region of the Bacteroides luhongzhouii genome encodes:
- the kdsB gene encoding 3-deoxy-manno-octulosonate cytidylyltransferase: MKFLGIIPARYASTRFPAKPLAMLGGKTVIQRVYEQVAGVLDDAYVATDDERIEAAVKAFGGKVVMTSIHHKSGTDRCYEACTKIGGDFDVVVNIQGDEPFIQPSQLDAVKACFEDVTTQIATLVKPFTADEPFAVLENVNSPKVVVNKNWNALYFSRSIIPYQRNAEKQDWLKGHTYYKHIGLYAYRTDVLKEITMLPQSSLELAESLEQLRWLENGYKIKVGISEVETIGIDTPQDLERAEEFLKNRI, encoded by the coding sequence ATGAAATTTCTTGGAATTATACCTGCCCGTTATGCGTCCACCCGTTTTCCTGCAAAACCGTTGGCTATGTTGGGTGGAAAAACAGTCATACAACGTGTGTACGAGCAAGTGGCTGGCGTTTTGGATGACGCTTATGTAGCCACGGACGATGAGCGTATTGAAGCTGCTGTCAAGGCGTTCGGGGGAAAGGTAGTGATGACTTCCATTCATCATAAAAGTGGTACGGACCGCTGTTATGAAGCCTGTACAAAGATTGGGGGTGATTTTGATGTCGTGGTTAATATACAAGGAGATGAACCTTTTATTCAGCCTTCACAATTGGATGCGGTAAAGGCTTGTTTCGAAGATGTAACCACGCAGATTGCCACGCTGGTGAAACCTTTTACCGCAGATGAACCATTTGCTGTATTGGAAAACGTAAATTCACCGAAAGTGGTAGTCAATAAGAACTGGAACGCGCTTTATTTTAGCCGATCCATTATTCCTTATCAGCGTAATGCCGAGAAACAGGACTGGCTGAAGGGACATACCTACTACAAACATATCGGACTGTATGCCTATCGTACAGATGTGCTGAAAGAGATAACCATGCTTCCGCAGTCTTCTCTGGAATTGGCTGAATCTTTGGAACAGCTCCGTTGGCTGGAGAACGGATATAAAATAAAGGTTGGCATTAGTGAAGTGGAAACCATCGGAATCGATACCCCGCAAGACTTGGAACGGGCAGAAGAGTTTTTGAAGAATAGAATCTAA
- a CDS encoding phosphatidylinositol-4-phosphate 5-kinase — MRKYLYTTLLLALLAQEGVMAQENEGKKGGFFGKIKDTFSTEIKIGNYTFKDGSVYTGEMKGRKPNGKGKTVFKNGDVFEGEYVKGKREGYGIYMFPDGEKYEGQWFQDQQHGKGIYYFMNNNRYDGMWYQDYQHGEGTMYYHNGDLYVGHWVNDKREGEGTYTWANGAKYTGHWKNDKKNGKGTMNWDDGCKYEGDWKDDVRHGKGVFEYTNGDKYDGDWADDIQHGKGTYYFHTGDRYEGSYLLGERTGPGVYYHANGDKYVGNFKNGMQDGKGTFTWANGAVYEGSWKNNKRDGKGVYKWSNGDVYDGDWKDNRPNGQGTLKTVAGMQYKGGFVDGLEDGQGVQIDKDGNRFDGFFKQGKKNGPFVETDKDGKVIKKGTYKFGRLQ, encoded by the coding sequence ATGAGGAAATATCTATATACTACACTTTTATTGGCTCTTCTTGCACAAGAGGGAGTGATGGCACAAGAAAATGAAGGAAAAAAAGGCGGATTTTTCGGAAAAATTAAAGATACATTCTCCACTGAAATAAAGATTGGCAACTATACTTTTAAAGATGGTAGTGTCTATACGGGAGAAATGAAAGGACGAAAACCGAACGGAAAAGGAAAAACGGTTTTTAAAAACGGTGATGTCTTTGAAGGTGAATATGTGAAGGGGAAACGTGAAGGATATGGAATTTATATGTTCCCCGATGGAGAAAAGTACGAAGGACAGTGGTTCCAGGATCAGCAGCACGGAAAAGGTATCTATTATTTTATGAATAATAACCGTTATGACGGTATGTGGTATCAGGATTATCAACATGGTGAAGGTACCATGTATTATCATAATGGTGATTTGTATGTGGGGCATTGGGTGAATGATAAGCGCGAAGGCGAAGGTACATATACTTGGGCAAACGGTGCCAAATATACCGGTCATTGGAAAAATGATAAAAAGAATGGCAAAGGTACCATGAACTGGGATGATGGCTGTAAATATGAAGGAGACTGGAAAGATGATGTCCGTCACGGAAAAGGGGTATTTGAATATACCAATGGGGATAAATATGACGGTGACTGGGCGGATGATATTCAACATGGAAAAGGTACTTATTACTTCCACACGGGCGACCGTTATGAAGGTTCGTATCTCTTAGGTGAGCGTACCGGTCCAGGAGTTTATTACCATGCTAACGGCGATAAATATGTAGGTAATTTTAAGAACGGCATGCAAGACGGAAAAGGTACTTTTACCTGGGCGAATGGTGCTGTGTACGAAGGAAGCTGGAAAAACAATAAGCGTGACGGCAAGGGAGTTTATAAATGGAGTAATGGCGATGTTTATGACGGTGACTGGAAAGATAATCGTCCCAATGGACAAGGCACTCTGAAAACCGTTGCTGGAATGCAATATAAAGGTGGGTTCGTTGATGGATTGGAAGACGGTCAGGGCGTACAAATCGACAAAGATGGTAATCGTTTCGACGGTTTTTTCAAACAGGGAAAGAAGAATGGTCCTTTTGTAGAAACAGATAAAGATGGAAAGGTGATCAAAAAAGGAACCTATAAATTTGGAAGACTTCAATAA
- a CDS encoding HU family DNA-binding protein → MSVIYKVITRPTDPRVPNSPKRYYPHLITLGQSVNLKYIAQKMQDRSSLSVGDIKSVIQNFVEKMKEQLLEGKSVNIEGLGVFMLTARSKGAELAKDINAKSVESVRIFFQANKELRVTKTATRADEKLDLISLDEYLKKLNMTISPNDPEKPDDGGEEGGGNEGGGSGEAPDPAA, encoded by the coding sequence ATGAGTGTAATTTACAAAGTCATTACGCGCCCAACAGATCCGCGTGTTCCCAATTCTCCCAAGAGATATTATCCGCATCTGATCACTTTAGGTCAGTCTGTCAACCTGAAATATATTGCACAGAAAATGCAGGATCGTTCTTCGCTGTCTGTCGGTGATATCAAGAGTGTGATCCAGAATTTTGTGGAAAAGATGAAGGAACAGCTGCTGGAAGGTAAGTCTGTGAATATTGAAGGTTTGGGCGTCTTTATGTTGACTGCCCGTTCGAAAGGTGCCGAACTGGCGAAGGATATCAATGCAAAAAGTGTAGAGAGCGTTCGTATCTTTTTTCAGGCGAATAAAGAGCTGCGCGTTACAAAGACTGCCACCCGTGCAGATGAGAAGTTGGATTTGATTAGCTTGGATGAATATCTGAAGAAGCTTAATATGACTATTTCTCCTAATGATCCTGAAAAACCGGATGATGGCGGAGAAGAAGGCGGAGGAAATGAAGGTGGCGGTAGCGGAGAAGCACCGGATCCTGCCGCATAA
- a CDS encoding smalltalk protein: MKKTWSIILKVIIAVAGAIAGVVGVQAANL, translated from the coding sequence ATGAAAAAAACGTGGAGTATTATTTTGAAAGTGATTATTGCTGTTGCCGGTGCAATTGCCGGAGTGGTCGGTGTGCAGGCAGCAAACTTGTAA
- a CDS encoding transglycosylase domain-containing protein: MIRKIIKALWIFLAVVVLAIVVIFVSISKGWIGYMPPVEELENPSYKFATEIFSEDEKVLGTWSYSKENRVYTAYKDLSPSIINALIATEDVRFVEHSGIDAKALFRAFVKRGLMFQKNAGGGSTLSQQLAKQLFTENVARNTLQRLFQKPIEWVIAVKLERYYTKEEILSMYLNKFDFLNNAVGIKTAAHTYFGCEPKDLKIEEAATLVGMCKNPSLYNPVRFNERSRGRRNVVLDQMRKAGYITDAECDSLQALPLKLRYNRVDHKEGLATYFREYLRGVMTAPKPVKSDYRGWQMQKFYEDSIAWETNPLYGWCAKNKKKDGTNYNIYTDGLKIYTTINSRMQQYAEDAVKEHLGDYLQPVFFKEKEGSKNAPYARSLPEKRVEELLTKAMKQTERYRLMKEAGASEQQIRKAFDTPEEMTVFSWKGDKDTIMTPMDSIRYYKSFLRTGFMSMDPVSGHVKAYVGGPNYVYFQYDMAMVGRRQVGSTIKPYLYTLAMENGFSPCDQTRHVEQTLIDENGTPWTPRNANNKRYGEMVTLKWGLANSDNWISAYLMGKLNPYNLVRLIHSFGVRNKAIDPVVSLCLGPCEISVGEMVSAYTAFANKGIRVAPLFVTRIEDSDGNVLSTFAPQMEEVISISSAYKMLVMLRAVINEGTGGRVRRYGITADMGGKTGTTNDNSDAWFMGFTPSLVSGCWVGGDERDIHFGKMTYGQGAAAALPIWALYMKKVYDDPTLGYDQQEKFKLPEGFDPCAGSETPDGEVIEEGGLDDLFN; encoded by the coding sequence ATGATTCGAAAAATAATAAAAGCTCTTTGGATATTTTTGGCAGTCGTTGTGTTGGCTATTGTTGTCATCTTTGTCTCTATCTCAAAGGGCTGGATTGGCTATATGCCTCCTGTTGAGGAGCTGGAAAATCCGAGTTATAAATTTGCAACGGAGATTTTCTCTGAAGATGAAAAAGTGCTTGGCACATGGTCTTACAGCAAGGAAAACCGGGTGTATACAGCTTACAAGGATTTGTCGCCCAGTATTATCAATGCTCTTATTGCAACGGAAGACGTTCGTTTTGTCGAACATTCCGGAATTGATGCCAAAGCACTGTTTCGTGCGTTTGTAAAACGTGGCTTGATGTTTCAGAAAAATGCTGGCGGAGGTAGTACTTTGTCACAACAGCTTGCCAAACAGCTGTTTACTGAAAATGTGGCGAGAAATACACTTCAACGTCTTTTCCAAAAGCCGATTGAATGGGTGATTGCTGTGAAACTTGAACGTTACTATACCAAAGAGGAAATCTTGAGTATGTATCTCAATAAATTTGATTTTCTGAATAATGCTGTTGGTATTAAAACTGCTGCGCATACATACTTCGGCTGCGAACCGAAGGATTTGAAGATCGAAGAGGCTGCTACGTTGGTGGGGATGTGCAAGAATCCGTCACTCTACAATCCGGTTCGGTTCAATGAACGTTCCCGTGGCCGTCGTAATGTGGTGCTTGACCAGATGCGTAAGGCCGGTTATATCACAGATGCAGAATGCGACTCTTTGCAGGCTCTTCCGTTGAAACTGAGGTATAACCGTGTTGACCACAAAGAAGGACTGGCTACTTATTTCCGCGAATATCTCCGTGGCGTCATGACAGCACCGAAACCTGTGAAAAGTGATTATCGTGGTTGGCAAATGCAGAAATTCTACGAGGATTCCATTGCTTGGGAAACTAATCCGTTATATGGCTGGTGTGCGAAAAATAAAAAGAAGGACGGTACGAATTATAACATCTATACAGATGGATTGAAAATTTATACAACGATCAATTCACGTATGCAGCAGTATGCCGAAGATGCTGTAAAAGAGCATTTAGGTGATTATTTGCAACCTGTATTCTTTAAAGAAAAAGAGGGAAGTAAAAATGCTCCATATGCAAGGTCATTACCGGAAAAACGAGTGGAAGAGTTGTTGACGAAAGCCATGAAGCAGACGGAGCGTTATCGTCTCATGAAAGAGGCGGGAGCTTCAGAACAGCAGATCCGTAAGGCGTTTGATACTCCGGAAGAAATGACTGTTTTTTCCTGGAAGGGAGATAAGGATACAATTATGACACCGATGGATTCAATCCGTTACTACAAATCTTTCCTACGGACGGGATTTATGTCGATGGATCCGGTAAGCGGACACGTCAAAGCTTATGTAGGTGGACCGAATTATGTATATTTCCAGTATGATATGGCAATGGTGGGACGCCGTCAGGTTGGTTCTACTATCAAACCGTATTTATACACATTGGCAATGGAAAATGGATTTTCTCCTTGCGATCAGACACGCCACGTAGAGCAAACGTTGATTGATGAGAATGGAACTCCTTGGACGCCTCGTAATGCAAACAATAAACGTTATGGGGAAATGGTGACTCTAAAGTGGGGACTGGCTAATTCCGACAACTGGATTTCCGCTTATCTGATGGGCAAACTGAATCCGTATAATCTCGTACGTTTGATTCATAGTTTCGGAGTTCGTAATAAAGCAATCGACCCGGTCGTTTCGCTTTGTCTGGGACCTTGTGAAATCTCTGTCGGTGAAATGGTAAGTGCATATACGGCTTTTGCCAATAAAGGAATTCGTGTGGCTCCATTGTTTGTTACACGCATTGAAGATAGTGACGGTAATGTGCTTTCTACCTTTGCACCGCAAATGGAGGAAGTGATAAGTATTTCAAGTGCATATAAAATGTTGGTTATGCTGCGTGCCGTTATTAATGAAGGAACGGGAGGACGTGTTCGCCGTTATGGAATTACCGCCGATATGGGTGGAAAAACAGGTACGACCAATGATAATTCTGATGCTTGGTTTATGGGATTCACTCCTTCACTAGTATCCGGTTGTTGGGTAGGAGGTGACGAACGCGACATCCACTTCGGTAAAATGACCTATGGACAGGGAGCTGCTGCTGCTTTGCCTATTTGGGCACTGTATATGAAGAAAGTGTATGATGACCCGACTTTGGGATATGACCAGCAGGAGAAATTCAAACTTCCTGAAGGATTTGATCCATGTGCCGGTTCGGAAACTCCGGACGGAGAGGTGATAGAAGAGGGGGGATTGGACGATCTTTTTAACTAA
- a CDS encoding 2-amino-4-hydroxy-6-hydroxymethyldihydropteridine diphosphokinase, translating into MHRYIVCIGSNYNRKENLTFARQKLTESFSSICFAPELETEPLFFKNPALFSNQVVMFFSDKDEEVVRKTLKDIEQRSGRRPEDKKEEKVCLDIDMLLYDNKILKPEDWQRGYIQQSLSVFHSSLSIK; encoded by the coding sequence ATGCATAGGTATATTGTTTGCATAGGGAGTAATTACAACAGGAAAGAGAATTTGACTTTTGCCAGACAGAAACTGACTGAATCGTTCTCTTCTATATGTTTTGCGCCTGAATTGGAAACTGAACCTTTGTTTTTTAAAAATCCGGCCTTGTTTTCCAACCAAGTGGTCATGTTCTTTTCCGATAAGGATGAAGAAGTAGTGAGGAAAACGCTGAAAGATATAGAACAGAGGTCCGGGCGTCGTCCGGAAGATAAAAAAGAGGAGAAAGTTTGTCTGGACATTGACATGCTTTTATATGATAACAAAATATTAAAACCGGAAGATTGGCAAAGGGGATATATACAACAGTCATTATCTGTTTTCCATTCTTCATTATCCATTAAGTAG
- a CDS encoding AAA family ATPase yields MEYVLSDRKLLPYGMMNFEDIRLDNYYYVDKTSFIPLIEQSDRFFFFIRPRRFGKSLTLNMLQHYYDVRAKDKFDALFGDLYIGKHPTKDRNSYLVIKLNFSGISGDLHSYRKGLDEHCRIVFDYFCDVYADYLPEGIKEKMDEKDGAVSQFEYLFTECARVNQKIYLFIDEYDHFTNTILSDVDSLNRYTDETHKEGYLRAFFNKIKSGTDSSIKRCFITGVSPVTMDDLTSGFNIGTNYSLSPRFNEMMGFTESEVREMLTYYSTTCHFNHTVDELIELMKPWYDNYCFAQECYGKTTMYNSNMVLYFVKNYIEYSGEVPKDMVEDNIRIDYEKLRMLIRKDKEFAHDASIIQTLISQGYITGEVKKGFPAASIIDPDNFISLLYYFGMLTISGTHEGKCKLTIPNQVVREQLYTYLLNTYNEANLSFSNYEKNELSSSLAYRGTWKAYFDYIADCLKSYASQRDKQKGEFFVHGFTLAMTAQNRFYRPISEADTQEGYADIFLSPLLDIYPDMKHSYIIELKYAKYKDSENRVEELRLEGIAQTNRYADTDTVKNAIGTTQLHKIVVVYKGMEMRVCEEV; encoded by the coding sequence ATGGAATATGTATTATCAGACAGGAAGTTGTTACCTTATGGTATGATGAACTTCGAGGACATCCGTTTGGACAATTATTATTATGTGGATAAAACCTCTTTCATCCCCTTGATAGAACAGTCGGATCGTTTCTTCTTTTTTATCCGTCCGCGTCGATTCGGAAAAAGTCTGACTTTGAATATGCTTCAACATTATTATGATGTACGAGCCAAAGATAAGTTTGACGCTTTGTTTGGCGATCTTTATATCGGGAAGCACCCCACGAAAGACCGTAATAGCTATCTGGTAATAAAATTAAATTTTTCGGGAATCAGTGGAGACTTACACAGCTACCGCAAAGGTTTGGACGAACATTGCAGAATCGTATTTGACTATTTCTGCGATGTTTATGCCGACTATTTACCCGAAGGAATCAAAGAAAAAATGGACGAAAAAGACGGGGCGGTCAGCCAATTCGAATATCTGTTTACGGAATGCGCCCGTGTAAATCAAAAGATTTATCTCTTCATTGATGAATACGACCATTTCACCAATACAATACTCTCTGATGTCGACAGCCTGAACCGTTACACTGATGAGACACACAAAGAAGGTTATTTACGTGCCTTCTTCAATAAAATAAAATCCGGTACCGACTCCAGCATCAAACGTTGTTTCATCACAGGTGTCAGTCCCGTAACAATGGATGACTTGACCAGCGGCTTCAATATCGGCACTAATTACTCACTTTCACCAAGATTCAACGAAATGATGGGATTCACCGAAAGTGAGGTTCGCGAAATGCTGACATATTATTCTACGACATGCCATTTTAATCACACCGTTGATGAGTTGATAGAGCTTATGAAACCATGGTATGACAATTACTGTTTTGCGCAGGAATGCTATGGTAAAACTACGATGTACAATTCCAATATGGTGCTTTATTTCGTCAAGAATTATATCGAATACAGCGGTGAAGTACCGAAGGACATGGTAGAAGACAACATCCGTATTGACTACGAGAAATTGCGTATGCTCATCCGCAAAGATAAGGAGTTTGCCCACGATGCTTCCATCATACAAACCTTAATAAGCCAAGGATACATCACTGGAGAAGTGAAGAAAGGATTTCCAGCCGCCAGTATTATCGATCCAGACAACTTCATAAGCCTACTCTATTATTTTGGTATGCTTACTATTAGTGGTACACATGAAGGGAAGTGCAAACTCACCATTCCCAATCAGGTAGTCCGCGAACAACTTTACACCTATCTATTGAACACTTACAATGAAGCCAACTTAAGCTTCAGTAATTATGAAAAAAATGAATTATCCAGTTCACTCGCTTATCGAGGTACATGGAAAGCATATTTTGATTATATTGCCGATTGCCTGAAGAGTTATGCCTCCCAGCGTGACAAACAAAAGGGAGAATTTTTCGTGCATGGTTTCACATTAGCCATGACTGCACAAAACCGATTCTACCGTCCCATTTCGGAGGCAGACACACAAGAGGGATATGCCGACATCTTCCTATCTCCATTATTGGATATTTATCCCGACATGAAACACAGCTACATAATCGAGTTGAAATATGCCAAATACAAAGATTCAGAGAATCGTGTGGAAGAATTACGATTGGAAGGTATCGCTCAGACAAACCGTTATGCTGATACTGATACAGTGAAAAATGCAATTGGCACCACACAGTTGCATAAGATTGTAGTAGTGTATAAAGGAATGGAAATGAGAGTATGTGAAGAAGTATAA
- a CDS encoding ribose-phosphate pyrophosphokinase, with protein sequence MSEKAPFMVFSGTNSRYLAEKICASLDCPLGNMNITHFADGEFAVSYEESIRGAHVFLVQSTFPNSDNLMELLLMIDAAKRASAKSVVAVVPYFGWARQDRKDKPRVSIGAKLVADLLSVAGIDRLITMDLHADQIQGFFNIPVDHLYASAVFLPYIQSLQLENLVIATPDVGGSKRASTFSKYLGVPLVLCNKSREKANEVASMQIIGDVKGKNVVLIDDIVDTAGTITKAANIMLEAGAQSVRAIASHCVMSDPASFRVQESALTEMVFTDSIPYAKKCPKVKQLSIADMFAETIKRVMNNESISSQYII encoded by the coding sequence ATGAGCGAAAAAGCACCCTTTATGGTATTCTCGGGAACGAACTCGAGATATCTTGCAGAAAAAATCTGCGCGAGCCTGGATTGTCCTCTGGGAAATATGAACATTACCCATTTTGCCGATGGTGAATTTGCGGTTTCATATGAGGAGTCAATTCGTGGCGCACATGTATTCCTGGTTCAATCCACTTTCCCTAACTCAGACAACTTAATGGAACTTCTCCTGATGATTGATGCTGCTAAACGTGCATCTGCAAAGAGCGTCGTAGCCGTAGTTCCCTATTTCGGATGGGCACGTCAGGATAGAAAAGACAAACCTCGTGTATCTATCGGCGCTAAGTTGGTGGCCGACCTGCTGTCTGTTGCAGGTATCGACCGACTGATTACGATGGACTTGCATGCAGATCAGATTCAGGGATTCTTCAATATCCCGGTAGATCACCTGTACGCATCAGCAGTATTCCTCCCTTACATCCAGTCATTGCAACTGGAAAATCTGGTTATTGCTACACCGGACGTAGGAGGTTCAAAACGCGCCAGCACTTTCTCCAAATACCTTGGTGTACCATTAGTACTCTGCAACAAATCACGTGAAAAAGCCAATGAAGTAGCATCCATGCAGATCATCGGTGACGTGAAAGGTAAAAACGTAGTCTTGATTGATGATATCGTAGACACTGCAGGAACAATAACCAAAGCAGCCAACATCATGTTGGAAGCCGGTGCCCAATCTGTACGAGCTATCGCCAGTCATTGCGTGATGTCTGATCCGGCTTCTTTCCGTGTACAAGAGTCTGCGCTGACTGAAATGGTATTTACCGACAGCATTCCTTATGCTAAGAAATGCCCGAAAGTGAAACAGTTGAGTATTGCCGACATGTTTGCTGAAACAATCAAACGAGTAATGAATAACGAATCTATCAGTTCACAATACATCATTTAA
- a CDS encoding M16 family metallopeptidase, whose protein sequence is MDRKIQPEIQPLKNFRILPPVRMTLPNGIPLTVINAGEQEVVRIDVLFAGARWQQSQKLQALFTNRMLREGTAKYTAATIAEKLDYYGSWLELSSSSEYAYITVYSLNKYLAKTLEVVESMIKEPLFPEKELHTILDTNIQQYLVNTSKVDFLAHRSLLKSLYGEQHPCGKMVVEEDYHAITPEVLREFYERYYHSGNCSIFLSGKVTEDIISRVTDTFGTSFGKHQQPVSKLSFPFTAVPEKRIFTEREDAMQSAVKMGYTTITRNHPDYLKLRVLMTLFGGYFGSRLMSNIREEKGYTYGISAGIMFYPDSGLLAISTETDNEYVEPLIQEVYHEIDRLHQEPVSMEELTIVRNYMLGEMCRSYESPFSLADAWIFIATSGLDDDYFSRSLLAVNEVTPAEIQDLAQRYLCKETLKEVIAGKKLS, encoded by the coding sequence ATGGATCGTAAAATACAACCTGAAATACAACCCCTGAAAAATTTCCGTATACTTCCTCCCGTCCGAATGACATTGCCAAACGGTATTCCGTTGACTGTTATTAATGCGGGTGAACAGGAAGTTGTACGCATAGATGTGCTTTTCGCTGGTGCCCGTTGGCAGCAGTCTCAGAAGCTGCAAGCCTTGTTTACGAACCGGATGCTGCGTGAAGGCACGGCAAAATATACGGCTGCCACCATTGCCGAGAAACTGGATTACTACGGTTCGTGGCTCGAACTGTCCAGCTCTTCGGAGTATGCATACATCACTGTCTATTCGTTGAATAAATATTTGGCGAAAACATTGGAGGTAGTAGAATCCATGATTAAAGAACCGCTATTCCCGGAGAAAGAATTGCATACTATCCTCGATACCAATATCCAACAATATCTGGTCAATACTTCCAAAGTTGATTTCCTGGCACATCGCAGCTTGTTGAAGTCGCTTTATGGCGAACAGCATCCATGTGGTAAAATGGTAGTGGAGGAAGATTATCATGCCATCACCCCGGAAGTGCTTCGTGAATTTTATGAACGGTATTACCATTCGGGCAATTGCTCTATATTCTTGTCCGGCAAGGTGACGGAGGATATTATCAGCCGGGTGACGGATACATTCGGCACTTCTTTTGGTAAACATCAACAGCCGGTATCGAAATTAAGTTTTCCTTTTACCGCCGTTCCCGAAAAGAGGATTTTTACAGAACGTGAGGATGCTATGCAGAGTGCTGTAAAGATGGGATATACAACCATCACTCGTAACCATCCTGATTATCTGAAACTCCGGGTATTGATGACTTTATTCGGAGGCTATTTCGGCAGCCGGCTGATGTCTAATATCCGTGAAGAAAAGGGGTATACTTATGGCATTTCAGCGGGAATCATGTTTTATCCGGATAGCGGATTGCTGGCTATCTCGACAGAAACGGATAATGAATATGTGGAACCGTTGATACAGGAAGTATATCATGAAATAGACCGTCTGCATCAGGAGCCGGTGTCAATGGAAGAACTGACTATCGTACGTAACTATATGTTGGGAGAGATGTGCCGTAGTTATGAATCTCCTTTCTCGCTTGCGGATGCATGGATCTTTATTGCTACTTCCGGTCTGGATGATGACTATTTTTCACGTTCTCTGCTAGCTGTAAACGAGGTTACTCCTGCGGAAATACAGGATTTGGCACAACGCTATTTGTGCAAAGAGACATTAAAAGAGGTCATTGCAGGTAAAAAGTTGTCATAA